Genomic DNA from Catellatospora sp. TT07R-123:
ACCGACTTCAGCAACGGCTGGGCCGGCTGGCTCGACACCCCCTGGAACGACCAGCCCCAGGGTGCCGTCGCCCGGCCGACCGTGCAGCCCTCGCCGGACGGGCAGGGCCGGGCCGCGCGGTTCTACCTGGCCGGCGGCCAGCAGCGCAACGAGTCGCAGCCCACCGCTGCGCAGAACATCACCGAGGGCCAGACCTACATCGTCCGGTTCACCGACTACCTCGCCCCCGGTTTCCCGACCGCCACCGGCGACTGGCAGGTGGTCATGCAATTCAAGAACGACTCGACCGGTTCGCCGCCGATCGAGATCAAGATCGGGCACGGCAAGTACGCCCTGGACGGCAACAACGGCGCCTGGTCGTACGACATCGGCAACGCCGTGACCGGGGTGCCCATCACCATCACCGTGCGGGTCACGTTCTCCGCCAACGCGGGCACCGCGGTGATGGACGCCTGGTACAACGGCGTGCAGACCGTGTCCGGCCAGCACCCCAAGGGCGCCGGCACGCTGTACTCCGGCCAGAACAGCTACCTCAAGACCGGCCTCTACCGCAGCACCGCGATCAGCCAGGCCGGGGCCCGGTACATGAAGAGCCTGGTCATCGCCACGCCGGGCACCGGCACCCCGCCGCCGGTCACCGGGACCGAATACCACGCGGGCTCGGCCACCGACTTCAACGGCGACGGCCGCAGCGACGTCGTCACCTTCACCAAGGGCGCGCTCGCCGACGTGTACGCCGCGACGTCGACCGGCACCGCGTTCACCGGCACCAGCGTCAAGTGGAACGACTACTTCGGCCTCGACGGCGAGCAGCAGTCCACCGGCGACGTGAACGGCGACGGCAGGGACGACGTCGTCACCTTCGCCAAGGGCGGCACCGACGACGTGTACGTCGGCCTCTCCACCGGCACCGCTTTCGCCGCGGGCGCCAAGTGGCACGACTCCTTCTCACCTGGCGCGCAGGTGCCCGCCGTCGGCGACGTCAACGGCGACGGCAGGGCCGACCTCGTCTCGTTCAGCCACGACGGCGACGCCGACGTGTGGGTAGCCCTGTCCACCGGCACCTCGTTCGGGCCCGCGGTGAAGTGGTACGAGTTCTTCTCGGTCGCGGGCGAGTACCCGGGCCTGGGCGACGTCGACGGCGACGGCCGGGACGACATCATCACCTTCACCCAGGGGACCAACGCCGACGTGTGGGTGGCCCTGTCCACCGGCACCTCGTTCGGCACCGCCGCGATCTGGCACGACCTGTTCGCGGTCGGCGCCGAGCAGCCGCGCATCGGCGACGTCGACGGCGACGGCAGGGACGACATCGTCACCTTCACCTGCGACGCCAACGCCGACGTATACGTCGCGAAGTCCAACGGCAGCGCGTTCACCGGCACCACGGTGAAGTGGAACGACTTCTTCTGCCTGGCCGGGGAGTTCCCGTACCTCGGCGACGTCAACGGCGACGGCAGGGACGACATCATCGTGTTCACCAGGGGCAGCACGTACGGCGTGTACGTGGGGCTGTCCAACGGCAGCTCGTTCGCGGGCGGCGTGAAGTGGCACGACTACTTCGGCGTGCCGGGCGAGACCACGCTCTGAGCTGCGGCGGGGAGGGCGCGGACCGCGGCCCTCCCCGCCACATCGCGTTCGGATCCGCCGCGAACCTGCGGCACGCCGAGTGGGGTTAGTCGAAGTGGTGGTCGGCTGTGAACCGACCGACCATCGGTGGCAATCGCTGATGGCGCTGACTGCTACCTGCCCGAACGCGCCGAGCGGATTAGGCCCGGCTGCGCCAGCTCGGGCAGCACCGTTCGCGGCTGGTGACCGAGCTGACCGCCTGTCGGCAGCAGATCGCCGACCTGCTGTCGTGCTGCCGGCCAGCGGCGCTGTCATGCGCGGCCGAGCCGCTGGAGTGCACGTCGTGGCTGGCGTGCCTGGCCGCGGCGGTCGACGGCGGCGACCCGGCGGTACTGGCCGATGACCGGCATGCGTTCGCCGCCGCGGCCCGCCGCCACCTGTCAGGGTGGGGCGCCAGCCGACTGAGGTCAGGATCGCCGACCGGGTATGCCGAACCACGGGTCAGCGCCCAGCGGTCGATGTTCGGTCATCGGTCCTCGTCCCTGATCGTGGCGCGGACCGCCGAGAGGGACACGTCTTGCCGGAGCCCGGGCAGCACCTCGCGCGCGATCCGCTCCAGGATCCGCTGGTCCCCGGCGTACGGTGGATCGGTGCGCGGGAACGGAACTACCAGATCGGTGATCCCCAGCTCGCGGCACCAGGCCACCGTCTCCTGGAAGGACTCCACCGATGCCAGCGGCGGGTTGACGCGATCGCTGTTCAACAGCAGTGTGCGCAGGGTTCCCGGATCCCGTCCTTCTTCAGCACAGATCGCCCACAGCTGACGCAGTTGAGCAGCTATCACTGCTGGCCGAACACCCGGCGCTAGGAGTCCCGGGCTGGGGGATGAGCCATTGGTGACCCAGATGTCGGCGTGCCGTGCAGTCACGCGCATTCCCGCGGGTCCTCCAGCCGCGACGGCGATCGGCAGTGCGCGTCCCGGTCCACAGGCGGGGTCCATGCGGGCCTCCACCGCCTGGTAGTGCTCTCCGGCGAAATTGACGACCGGGCGGCTCAAGCACTCGTCGGCAAGCCGGACGAACTCCGAGAATCGCGCGGATCGCTCGGCTGGGGATGGCTCGGCGGCCCCCAGCACTCGAGCGTCGGCACCCCCCGCCCCGGCGCCGATGCCGAGAGTGAACCGCCCACCGGAAAGATCCCGTAGAGCCAGGGCCTCCTTGGCCAAAGGCACCGGATGCCGGAAGTTCGGCGTGGATACCATCGTCCCGATCCCGATTCGCTCGGTCGACACCGCTGCAGCTGCCAACGTCGGCATTGCCGCGTACCAGCGGTCGTCGATCAGGTCACGCCAGGCGATGTGATCATAGGTCCAGGCGTGATCCAGGCCCCACTCGTCGGCACGTTGCCAGTCCCGACGCGCCGTGCGCCATTCCGCGGCCGGCAGGATCACCACTCCTACACGCATTCCGAGC
This window encodes:
- a CDS encoding FG-GAP-like repeat-containing protein, translated to MSTPLRRALAAVAITIAGVAAAPAAPAVGAPEPGMNVIWSTDFSNGWAGWLDTPWNDQPQGAVARPTVQPSPDGQGRAARFYLAGGQQRNESQPTAAQNITEGQTYIVRFTDYLAPGFPTATGDWQVVMQFKNDSTGSPPIEIKIGHGKYALDGNNGAWSYDIGNAVTGVPITITVRVTFSANAGTAVMDAWYNGVQTVSGQHPKGAGTLYSGQNSYLKTGLYRSTAISQAGARYMKSLVIATPGTGTPPPVTGTEYHAGSATDFNGDGRSDVVTFTKGALADVYAATSTGTAFTGTSVKWNDYFGLDGEQQSTGDVNGDGRDDVVTFAKGGTDDVYVGLSTGTAFAAGAKWHDSFSPGAQVPAVGDVNGDGRADLVSFSHDGDADVWVALSTGTSFGPAVKWYEFFSVAGEYPGLGDVDGDGRDDIITFTQGTNADVWVALSTGTSFGTAAIWHDLFAVGAEQPRIGDVDGDGRDDIVTFTCDANADVYVAKSNGSAFTGTTVKWNDFFCLAGEFPYLGDVNGDGRDDIIVFTRGSTYGVYVGLSNGSSFAGGVKWHDYFGVPGETTL
- a CDS encoding LLM class flavin-dependent oxidoreductase, yielding MRVGVVILPAAEWRTARRDWQRADEWGLDHAWTYDHIAWRDLIDDRWYAAMPTLAAAAVSTERIGIGTMVSTPNFRHPVPLAKEALALRDLSGGRFTLGIGAGAGGADARVLGAAEPSPAERSARFSEFVRLADECLSRPVVNFAGEHYQAVEARMDPACGPGRALPIAVAAGGPAGMRVTARHADIWVTNGSSPSPGLLAPGVRPAVIAAQLRQLWAICAEEGRDPGTLRTLLLNSDRVNPPLASVESFQETVAWCRELGITDLVVPFPRTDPPYAGDQRILERIAREVLPGLRQDVSLSAVRATIRDEDR